A stretch of the Actinotalea sp. JY-7876 genome encodes the following:
- the hemW gene encoding radical SAM family heme chaperone HemW has translation MSPALPEGAAPPPDGTFPDWLRPSTGAGPRGFGVYLHVPFCTVRCGYCDFNTYTAAELLAEAGGRSAGHERYAETVAREVDLAARTLDAVGRTPREVATVFLGGGTPTVLPAGDLVAMVDRLRGTWGLAAGAEVTTEANPDSVTPDSLAELAAGGFTRVSFGMQSAVPHVLATLERTHDPDRVPQAVAWAREAGLAVSLDLIYGTPGESLADWRRSLDAVVACDVDHVSAYALTVEQGTRMAVQVRRGLIPAPDLDDQAAKYELADDVLGAAGLRWYEISNWAREPGAACRHNVGYWRGDDWWGFGPGAHSHLGEGRDGRALRWWNVKHPRAYADRLGAGLTPAAGREELAPQEVRLERVMLGVRLRGGLPLADVGPAGRAAVAGLVADGLLDARAAGAGSAVLTRRGRLLADTVVRDLTG, from the coding sequence GTGAGCCCCGCGCTTCCCGAGGGGGCCGCACCACCGCCGGACGGGACCTTCCCCGACTGGCTCCGGCCCTCGACCGGCGCTGGCCCGCGCGGGTTCGGCGTCTACCTCCACGTGCCGTTCTGCACCGTGCGGTGCGGCTACTGCGACTTCAACACCTACACGGCGGCGGAGCTGCTCGCGGAGGCCGGTGGGCGCAGCGCGGGCCATGAGCGCTACGCCGAGACGGTCGCGCGCGAGGTCGACCTCGCCGCCCGCACCCTGGACGCCGTCGGGCGGACGCCGCGCGAGGTGGCGACCGTCTTCCTCGGCGGGGGCACGCCGACCGTGCTGCCGGCCGGCGACCTGGTGGCGATGGTGGACCGGCTGCGGGGCACCTGGGGGCTCGCGGCCGGCGCCGAGGTCACGACCGAGGCGAACCCGGACTCCGTCACCCCCGACTCGCTCGCGGAGCTCGCCGCGGGCGGGTTCACGCGCGTCTCGTTCGGCATGCAGTCGGCCGTGCCGCACGTGCTCGCGACCCTCGAGCGGACGCACGACCCCGACCGGGTGCCGCAGGCCGTCGCGTGGGCGCGCGAGGCCGGCCTCGCCGTCTCGCTCGACCTCATCTACGGCACGCCGGGGGAGAGCCTCGCCGACTGGCGGCGCTCGCTGGACGCCGTGGTCGCGTGCGACGTCGACCACGTGTCCGCGTACGCGCTCACGGTCGAGCAGGGCACGCGGATGGCCGTCCAGGTGCGGCGCGGGCTCATCCCGGCGCCCGACCTCGACGACCAGGCCGCGAAGTACGAGCTGGCCGACGACGTGCTCGGCGCCGCCGGCCTGCGGTGGTACGAGATCAGCAACTGGGCCCGCGAGCCCGGCGCCGCGTGCCGCCACAACGTCGGCTACTGGCGCGGCGACGACTGGTGGGGCTTCGGACCCGGCGCGCACTCCCACCTCGGCGAGGGCCGCGACGGCCGGGCGCTGCGCTGGTGGAACGTCAAGCACCCGCGCGCCTATGCGGACCGGCTCGGCGCGGGGTTGACGCCCGCGGCGGGCCGCGAGGAGCTCGCACCGCAGGAGGTCCGGCTCGAGCGCGTCATGCTCGGCGTCCGGCTCCGCGGCGGCCTGCCGCTCGCCGACGTCGGCCCCGCGGGCCGAGCGGCGGTGGCGGGCCTGGTCGCCGACGGGCTGCTCGACGCGCGGGCCGCGGGCGCGGGCAGCGCGGTCCTCACGCGCCGGGGGCGGCTCCTGGCCGACACGGTCGTCCGCGACCTCACGGGCTGA
- the lepA gene encoding translation elongation factor 4 — translation MSPIPSASLSSRIQPAATPPELLRNFCIIAHIDHGKSTLADRMLQLTGVVDQRAMRAQYLDRMDIERERGITIKSQAVRMPWAMAGEDGVLVPYALNMIDTPGHVDFTYEVSRSLAACEGAVLLVDAAQGIEAQTLANLYLAMENDLAIIPVLNKIDLPAAQPEKYAEEIAKLVGGEPEDVLRVSGKTGEGVEVLLDRIVRTVPAPRGDADAPARAMIFDSVYDTYRGVITYVRVVDGHLSPRERIVMMSTRAQHELLEIGVISPEGIPTQGLGVGEVGYLITGVKDVRQSKVGDTVTNAGKPAAESLGGYDDPRPMVFSGLYPIDGTDYPVLRDALDRLKLNDAALVYEPETSVALGFGFRVGFLGLLHLEIIRERLEREFDLDLISTAPNVVYEVTMEDRSVIRVTNPSEFPGGKIGEVREPMVKATILCPSEFIGAVMELCQTRRGELGGMDYLSEDRVEMRYTLPLAEIVFDFFDQLKSRTRGYASLDYEPSGEQAAALVKVDILLQGEQVDAFSAIVHKDKAYAYGVMMVGKLRELIPRQQFEVPIQAAVGSRVIARETVRAIRKDVLAKCYGGDISRKRKLLEKQKEGKKRMKTIGRVEVPQEAFIAALSTESGGKDAKEKARK, via the coding sequence GTGTCACCGATCCCGAGCGCCTCGCTGAGCAGCCGCATCCAGCCGGCCGCCACGCCGCCCGAGCTGCTGCGCAACTTCTGCATCATCGCCCACATCGACCACGGCAAGTCGACGCTGGCCGACCGCATGCTCCAGCTCACGGGCGTCGTCGACCAGCGCGCGATGCGCGCGCAGTACCTCGACCGGATGGACATCGAGCGCGAGCGCGGCATCACGATCAAGTCGCAGGCGGTGCGCATGCCGTGGGCGATGGCGGGGGAGGACGGCGTCCTCGTCCCCTACGCGCTCAACATGATCGACACGCCGGGCCACGTCGACTTCACGTACGAGGTCTCGCGCTCGCTCGCCGCGTGCGAGGGCGCCGTCCTCCTGGTCGACGCCGCCCAGGGCATCGAGGCGCAGACGCTCGCGAACCTCTACCTCGCGATGGAGAACGACCTCGCGATCATCCCCGTCCTGAACAAGATCGACCTGCCGGCGGCGCAGCCCGAGAAGTACGCCGAGGAGATCGCCAAGCTGGTCGGCGGGGAGCCCGAGGACGTGCTGCGCGTGTCCGGGAAGACGGGCGAGGGCGTGGAGGTGCTGCTCGACCGCATCGTCCGCACCGTGCCCGCACCCCGCGGGGACGCCGACGCCCCCGCGCGCGCCATGATCTTCGACTCGGTCTACGACACCTACCGCGGCGTGATCACCTACGTCCGCGTCGTCGACGGCCACCTCAGCCCGCGCGAGCGCATCGTCATGATGTCGACGCGCGCGCAGCACGAGCTGCTCGAGATCGGCGTCATCTCCCCGGAGGGGATCCCGACGCAGGGCCTGGGCGTGGGTGAGGTGGGCTACCTCATCACCGGCGTCAAGGACGTCCGCCAGTCCAAGGTCGGGGACACGGTCACCAACGCCGGCAAGCCCGCCGCCGAGTCGCTGGGCGGCTACGACGACCCCCGCCCCATGGTGTTCTCCGGCCTGTACCCGATCGACGGCACGGACTACCCGGTGCTGCGCGACGCCCTCGACCGGCTCAAGCTCAACGACGCCGCCCTCGTCTACGAGCCCGAGACCTCGGTCGCCCTCGGCTTCGGCTTCCGCGTCGGCTTCCTGGGGCTGCTGCACCTGGAGATCATCCGCGAGCGGCTCGAGCGCGAGTTCGACCTCGACCTCATCTCCACGGCGCCGAACGTCGTGTACGAGGTCACCATGGAGGACCGCTCGGTCATCCGCGTGACCAACCCGAGCGAGTTCCCGGGCGGCAAGATCGGCGAGGTCCGCGAGCCGATGGTCAAGGCCACGATCCTGTGCCCGAGCGAGTTCATCGGCGCCGTGATGGAGCTGTGCCAGACCCGCCGCGGCGAGCTCGGCGGCATGGACTACCTCTCCGAGGACCGGGTGGAGATGCGGTACACGCTCCCGCTCGCCGAGATCGTCTTCGACTTCTTCGACCAGCTGAAGTCCCGGACCCGCGGCTACGCGTCGCTCGACTACGAGCCCTCGGGCGAGCAGGCGGCCGCCCTGGTCAAGGTGGACATCCTGCTGCAGGGCGAGCAGGTCGACGCGTTCAGCGCGATCGTGCACAAGGACAAGGCCTACGCCTACGGCGTGATGATGGTGGGCAAGCTCCGTGAGCTCATCCCGCGCCAGCAGTTCGAGGTGCCGATCCAGGCCGCCGTCGGCTCGCGCGTCATCGCGCGCGAGACCGTGCGCGCGATCCGCAAGGACGTCCTGGCCAAGTGCTACGGCGGCGACATCAGCCGCAAGCGCAAGCTCCTCGAGAAGCAGAAGGAGGGCAAGAAGCGCATGAAGACGATCGGTCGGGTCGAGGTGCCGCAGGAGGCCTTCATCGCCGCGCTCTCGACGGAGTCCGGCGGCAAGGATGCCAAGGAGAAGGCACGCAAGTGA
- a CDS encoding transglutaminase family protein, with protein MSRLHVVHTTRFVYDGPVTASYNEARMTPLSERGQTVLESRLAVEPQTWRHDYRDYWGTAVAAFESGVPHRELVLESVTRVDVGDRTVVADATWEQVRDPATVAELGEFLAPSATTRAPDDVAATAAELAAELGPDATARAVALRLHELVEYVPGVTAVHSTAADAWEQRKGVCQDLAHLTVAALRSAGVPARYVSGYLHPLRGGDVGLSVVGESHAWVEWWAGDWVAFDPTNGTDVGEHHVVIGRGREYQDVAPVRGTYAGGGTRAHEVTVQITREA; from the coding sequence GTGAGCCGGCTGCACGTGGTGCACACGACGCGGTTCGTCTACGACGGTCCGGTGACGGCCTCGTACAACGAGGCGCGCATGACGCCGCTGTCCGAGCGGGGCCAGACCGTCCTGGAGAGCCGGCTGGCGGTGGAGCCGCAGACCTGGCGCCACGACTACCGCGACTACTGGGGGACGGCGGTCGCCGCCTTCGAGAGCGGCGTGCCGCACCGCGAGCTCGTGCTGGAGTCGGTCACGCGCGTGGACGTCGGCGATCGCACCGTCGTCGCCGACGCGACGTGGGAGCAGGTGCGCGACCCCGCCACGGTGGCCGAGCTCGGTGAGTTCCTGGCGCCGTCGGCCACCACGCGCGCGCCCGACGACGTCGCCGCCACGGCGGCGGAGCTCGCCGCCGAGCTGGGTCCGGACGCCACGGCGCGCGCCGTGGCGCTGCGGCTGCACGAGCTCGTGGAGTACGTGCCGGGCGTCACCGCGGTGCACTCGACCGCCGCCGACGCGTGGGAGCAGCGCAAGGGCGTGTGCCAGGACCTCGCGCACCTGACGGTGGCGGCCCTGCGCAGCGCCGGCGTGCCGGCGCGCTACGTGTCCGGCTACCTGCACCCGCTGCGCGGCGGGGACGTCGGGCTCTCCGTCGTGGGCGAGTCCCACGCGTGGGTCGAGTGGTGGGCCGGCGACTGGGTCGCCTTCGACCCGACGAACGGGACCGACGTCGGCGAGCACCACGTCGTCATCGGTCGTGGCCGCGAGTACCAGGACGTCGCCCCCGTGCGGGGGACGTACGCGGGCGGGGGGACGCGGGCGCACGAGGTCACCGTGCAGATCACGCGCGAGGCATGA
- a CDS encoding alpha-E domain-containing protein → MLSRIAESLFWIGRYVERAEDTARLLDVHLHALLEDPWAEEDLACRSLLAVMDREPEPGVPAGRRVVLEVLAYDAAAPASIAGALVAARENARRGREVISTELWEALNATWTQLPVRTRSGRPHDFLAWVRERAAVVSGIVDQSLSRDDTWQFLVLGRSIERADMTARLLAARALTGASGPDWPTLLRSCGAHEAYLRRFRGVATDRSAAEFLLTDPLFPRSVVYALTQAQSCLDALEPPGQDLYSIAARRSLGHARTGLEYAELGEVLAHLPHQMALVQRACAAASDAIRARYFPSGAVTTWVGSML, encoded by the coding sequence GTGCTGAGCCGCATCGCGGAGTCGCTGTTCTGGATCGGCCGCTACGTCGAGCGCGCGGAGGACACGGCCCGCCTCCTCGACGTCCACCTGCACGCGCTGCTGGAGGACCCGTGGGCGGAGGAGGACCTGGCCTGCCGCTCGCTGCTCGCCGTGATGGACCGCGAGCCGGAGCCGGGGGTGCCGGCGGGGCGTCGGGTCGTGCTCGAGGTGCTCGCGTACGACGCCGCCGCGCCGGCCTCGATCGCCGGCGCCCTGGTCGCGGCGCGGGAGAACGCGCGGCGGGGCCGCGAGGTCATCTCGACGGAGCTGTGGGAGGCGCTCAACGCGACCTGGACGCAGCTCCCGGTGCGGACGCGGTCCGGCCGGCCGCACGACTTCCTGGCCTGGGTCCGCGAGCGGGCGGCCGTCGTCAGCGGCATCGTGGACCAGTCGCTCTCCCGCGACGACACCTGGCAGTTCCTCGTGCTCGGGCGGTCGATCGAGCGCGCGGACATGACCGCGCGCCTGCTGGCGGCGCGGGCGCTCACCGGCGCGTCCGGGCCGGACTGGCCGACGCTGCTGCGCTCGTGCGGCGCGCACGAGGCGTACCTGCGGCGCTTCCGCGGGGTCGCCACGGACCGGAGCGCCGCGGAGTTCCTGCTGACCGACCCGCTGTTCCCGCGCTCGGTCGTGTACGCGCTCACCCAGGCCCAGAGCTGCCTCGATGCGCTGGAGCCGCCCGGGCAGGACCTGTACTCGATCGCGGCCCGGCGCAGCCTCGGGCACGCCCGGACCGGACTGGAGTACGCCGAGCTCGGCGAGGTGCTGGCGCACCTGCCGCACCAGATGGCGCTGGTGCAGCGGGCGTGCGCGGCGGCGAGCGACGCGATCCGCGCCCGCTACTTCCCGTCCGGCGCGGTGACCACGTGGGTGGGGAGCATGCTGTGA
- a CDS encoding circularly permuted type 2 ATP-grasp protein: MADLFEGYPAGAAWDEVFDRDGSVRAAYERVHEALVAMPAGELRSRAELMARAYLTQGVTFALAGEERPFPVDVAPRVLTAAEWETVAPGVAQRVRALEAFLDDVYGEQRAVADGVVPRRLLTTSTHFHRAAHGIRPANGVRVHVSGIDLVRDEQGAFRVLEDNVRVPSGVSYVLSNRRAMAQSFPELFAALRIRPVQDYSRRLLAALTAAAPSGVDEPTVVVLTPGVHNSAYFEHSLLARTMGVELVEGRDLFCAGGRVWMRTTHGRRRVDVVYRRVDDEYLDPVVFRADSLLGSPGLLACARAGTVTIANAVGNGVADDKLVYTYLPDLIRYYLGEDAILPNVETWRLEEPDALAEVLDRLDELVVKPVDGSGGKGLVIGPRADRAQLDALRRTLRADPRGWIAQPVVQLSTVPTLVDDRFRPRHVDLRPFAVNDGDQVWVLPGGLTRVALPEGELVVNSSRGGGSKDTWVLGAPRRPLPAAARSAPAPLPQGVPIDSSPADQEVQVQVQQQQQARWAPAPAGTGGAGC; the protein is encoded by the coding sequence ATGGCCGACCTGTTCGAGGGTTACCCCGCCGGGGCAGCGTGGGACGAGGTGTTCGACCGCGACGGGTCCGTCCGCGCCGCCTACGAGCGGGTGCACGAGGCGCTCGTGGCGATGCCCGCGGGCGAGCTCCGCTCGCGCGCCGAGCTCATGGCACGCGCCTACCTCACGCAGGGCGTGACCTTCGCGCTCGCGGGGGAGGAGCGCCCCTTCCCCGTCGACGTCGCGCCGCGCGTCCTGACCGCCGCGGAGTGGGAGACGGTCGCGCCCGGCGTCGCGCAGCGCGTCCGCGCGCTCGAGGCGTTCCTCGACGACGTCTACGGGGAGCAGCGGGCGGTCGCGGACGGCGTCGTGCCGCGCCGGCTCCTGACCACGTCGACCCACTTCCACCGGGCGGCGCACGGGATCCGTCCCGCGAACGGGGTCCGGGTGCACGTCTCGGGGATCGACCTCGTCCGCGACGAGCAGGGCGCCTTCCGGGTGCTGGAGGACAACGTCCGTGTGCCGAGCGGCGTCAGCTACGTGCTCTCGAACCGGCGGGCGATGGCGCAGAGCTTCCCCGAGCTCTTCGCCGCGCTCCGGATCCGTCCGGTCCAGGACTACTCGCGCCGCCTGCTCGCGGCCCTGACGGCCGCCGCGCCGTCCGGCGTCGACGAGCCGACCGTCGTCGTGCTGACGCCCGGCGTGCACAACAGCGCCTACTTCGAGCACTCGCTGCTCGCGCGGACGATGGGCGTCGAGCTCGTCGAGGGACGCGACCTGTTCTGCGCGGGTGGGCGGGTGTGGATGCGGACCACGCACGGCCGGCGCCGCGTCGACGTGGTGTACCGGCGGGTCGACGACGAGTACCTCGACCCGGTCGTGTTCCGCGCGGACTCCCTGCTGGGCAGCCCCGGTCTGCTCGCGTGCGCCCGGGCGGGGACCGTCACCATCGCCAACGCCGTGGGCAACGGGGTCGCGGACGACAAGCTCGTCTACACCTACCTGCCCGACCTCATCCGCTACTACCTGGGCGAGGACGCGATCCTGCCCAACGTCGAGACGTGGCGGCTCGAGGAGCCGGACGCGCTCGCCGAGGTCCTCGACCGCCTCGACGAGCTGGTCGTCAAGCCGGTCGACGGGTCGGGTGGCAAGGGCCTGGTCATCGGTCCCCGCGCCGACCGGGCCCAGCTCGACGCGCTGCGCCGCACGCTGCGCGCCGACCCGCGCGGCTGGATCGCCCAGCCCGTCGTCCAGCTCTCGACGGTCCCGACCCTCGTCGACGACCGCTTCCGCCCCCGGCACGTGGACCTGCGGCCCTTCGCCGTGAACGACGGCGACCAGGTGTGGGTGCTGCCCGGCGGGCTCACCCGCGTCGCGCTCCCGGAGGGCGAGCTCGTCGTCAACAGCTCGCGGGGCGGGGGCTCGAAGGACACCTGGGTGCTCGGGGCGCCGCGCCGGCCGCTGCCGGCCGCGGCCCGGTCCGCTCCCGCCCCGCTGCCGCAGGGCGTCCCGATCGACAGCAGCCCGGCCGACCAGGAGGTGCAGGTGCAGGTGCAGCAGCAGCAGCAGGCCCGGTGGGCACCGGCGCCGGCCGGGACGGGTGGTGCCGGGTGCTGA
- a CDS encoding type II toxin-antitoxin system PemK/MazF family toxin, with product MPSPRSLLRRAARLARAVVHGRTTAAPPAPSARAAAGYAGDFRGTVHAVYAPDLDGDPDPGEIVWTWVPFEEDHTRGKDRPVLLVGHDGPWLLGLMLTSRDHDARPGRAPGRWVDVGSGDWDARRRPSEIRVDRVLRVDPAAVRREGAVLDRARFDDVVAHMGGSW from the coding sequence GTGCCCTCCCCGCGCTCCCTCCTGCGCCGCGCCGCGCGCCTGGCGCGGGCCGTCGTCCACGGCCGGACGACCGCGGCACCGCCGGCCCCCTCGGCACGGGCCGCGGCCGGGTACGCGGGCGACTTCCGGGGGACGGTGCACGCCGTCTACGCGCCGGACCTTGACGGCGACCCGGACCCGGGCGAGATCGTGTGGACGTGGGTGCCGTTCGAGGAGGACCACACGCGCGGGAAGGACCGCCCGGTGCTGCTCGTCGGGCACGACGGGCCCTGGCTCCTCGGGCTCATGCTCACGAGCCGCGACCACGACGCCCGTCCCGGCCGCGCCCCGGGACGGTGGGTCGACGTCGGCTCGGGCGACTGGGACGCGCGCCGCCGGCCGAGCGAGATCCGGGTGGACCGCGTGCTGCGGGTGGACCCCGCCGCGGTGCGGCGCGAGGGTGCCGTGCTGGACCGCGCCCGGTTCGACGACGTCGTCGCCCACATGGGCGGCTCCTGGTAG
- the rpsT gene encoding 30S ribosomal protein S20: MANIKSQIKRIRTNEIARLRNKAVKSELKTHVRRVREAVAAGDKEAAATALQVATTKLDKAVSKGVIHANQAANRKSALAKQVASL; encoded by the coding sequence GTGGCGAACATCAAGTCCCAGATCAAGCGCATCCGCACCAACGAGATCGCGCGCCTGCGCAACAAGGCTGTGAAGTCCGAGCTCAAGACGCACGTGCGTCGGGTGCGCGAGGCCGTCGCCGCAGGCGACAAGGAGGCAGCCGCCACGGCCCTCCAGGTCGCGACGACCAAGCTCGACAAGGCCGTGAGCAAGGGCGTCATCCACGCCAACCAGGCCGCGAACCGCAAGTCGGCGCTGGCCAAGCAGGTCGCCTCCCTCTGA
- a CDS encoding helix-turn-helix transcriptional regulator: MTELSDRLRAERTRAGLSQTALAGDDFSPSYISLIEAGRRVPTDAALGVLARRLGTTAEYLRFGDRAPSEERARLEIGFAQLALVNGEAQEARDRLLALDLGSIAPRHHVEALHTLARAHEALGDLDECVAVLEPLLADARADHRWLDAAVMGCDLVAAYHEAGDLGHSIALGEALLEDVEAAGIAGTDEHLRLGATLLWSYYERGDLLFATHRASELIAIAEAKGTMRGRGSIYWNASLVAEGRGDLAEARRLTERALAYLSEGAASRDVPRLRLHFGWLLLRCLPAEPEAALAQLDEAAAGLAVVGSEIELARCEFEQGRAWLMLGDADRAESLARGGLSRLEDQAALDICNGNILLGDVFAARGEVEQARETYQWAGGRLAMMAAGRSAAAIWRALGDRLLSHGDTAGAAQAFDAALRDAGIYPTAVPSVVVPSSAAAGFSGAEH; this comes from the coding sequence GTGACAGAACTCTCCGATCGCCTCCGCGCCGAGCGGACCCGTGCCGGCCTCTCCCAGACGGCGCTCGCCGGGGACGACTTCTCGCCGAGCTACATCTCGCTCATCGAGGCCGGTCGACGCGTGCCCACCGACGCGGCACTGGGCGTCCTCGCGCGCCGCCTCGGCACCACCGCGGAGTACCTGCGCTTCGGCGACCGGGCTCCGAGCGAGGAGCGCGCGCGCCTGGAGATCGGCTTCGCGCAGCTCGCGCTCGTGAACGGGGAGGCGCAGGAGGCGAGGGACCGCCTCCTGGCGCTCGACCTGGGCTCGATCGCGCCCAGGCATCACGTCGAGGCCTTGCACACGCTGGCCCGCGCCCACGAGGCGCTCGGCGACCTCGACGAGTGCGTGGCGGTGCTCGAGCCGCTGCTCGCCGACGCGCGCGCCGACCACCGGTGGCTGGACGCGGCCGTCATGGGCTGCGACCTCGTCGCGGCCTACCACGAGGCCGGCGACCTGGGGCACAGCATCGCGCTCGGTGAGGCCCTGCTCGAGGACGTGGAGGCCGCGGGTATCGCGGGCACCGACGAGCACCTGCGCCTGGGGGCGACGCTGCTCTGGTCCTACTACGAGCGCGGGGACCTCCTGTTCGCGACCCACCGCGCGTCCGAGCTGATCGCCATCGCCGAGGCGAAGGGGACCATGCGCGGGCGGGGGAGCATCTACTGGAACGCGTCGCTCGTCGCCGAGGGGCGCGGTGACCTCGCCGAGGCCCGCCGGCTCACCGAGCGCGCCCTCGCGTACCTGAGCGAAGGTGCGGCGAGCCGGGACGTGCCGCGCCTGCGCCTGCACTTCGGGTGGCTCCTGCTGCGGTGCCTGCCCGCGGAGCCCGAGGCCGCCCTGGCGCAGCTCGACGAGGCGGCGGCGGGGCTCGCGGTCGTCGGCTCCGAGATCGAGCTCGCCCGGTGCGAGTTCGAGCAGGGGCGCGCGTGGCTCATGCTCGGGGACGCCGATCGGGCGGAGTCGCTCGCGCGCGGCGGCCTGAGCCGGCTCGAGGACCAGGCGGCCCTCGACATCTGCAATGGGAACATCCTGCTCGGCGACGTCTTCGCGGCGCGGGGCGAGGTCGAGCAGGCGCGCGAGACCTACCAGTGGGCGGGCGGCCGGCTCGCGATGATGGCCGCCGGCCGGAGCGCGGCCGCGATCTGGCGGGCGCTGGGGGACCGGCTGCTGAGCCACGGCGACACGGCAGGGGCGGCCCAGGCGTTCGACGCGGCGCTGCGCGACGCCGGCATCTACCCGACGGCGGTCCCCTCCGTGGTCGTCCCGTCGTCGGCGGCGGCCGGGTTCAGCGGCGCCGAGCACTGA
- the holA gene encoding DNA polymerase III subunit delta, which yields MPPAARRSTAPTGGIAWDQAELAPVVLLAGSEALLAERTVERLVAQAREREPAVEVVRLDAAAYEPGRLSVAASPSLFDEPRLVVLSGLHQGTDEALADVVAYLAEPAPDVWLVLQHGSGVRGKKALEAIRASGATVVACDPIKRDADKHAFVMGELRRARRKAEPAAVRALLEACGADLRELAAACAQLAADSTGLVTHDLVTRYYGGRVEATGFRVADAAVEGRAGEAVALLRHAMSTGTDPVPLVAALASKLRTLAKVGAARGRGLDPVRDLGLAPWQVDRARRELAGWTPEALAAAVTAVAQADAEVKGGGRDAAFAIERAVLRVADARG from the coding sequence ATGCCCCCTGCCGCCCGCCGCAGCACCGCCCCGACCGGCGGCATCGCCTGGGACCAGGCGGAGCTGGCGCCCGTCGTGCTCCTCGCGGGCTCCGAGGCGCTGCTCGCCGAGCGCACGGTCGAGCGCCTCGTCGCGCAGGCGCGCGAGCGGGAGCCCGCCGTCGAGGTCGTCCGGCTCGACGCCGCCGCCTACGAGCCGGGCCGGCTCAGCGTCGCCGCCAGCCCGTCGCTCTTCGACGAGCCGCGTCTGGTCGTCCTCTCGGGACTGCACCAGGGGACCGACGAGGCCCTGGCCGACGTCGTCGCCTACCTCGCGGAACCCGCTCCCGACGTGTGGCTGGTGCTCCAGCACGGTAGTGGCGTGCGGGGCAAGAAGGCGCTGGAGGCCATCCGGGCCTCCGGCGCGACCGTCGTCGCGTGCGACCCCATCAAGCGGGACGCGGACAAGCATGCCTTCGTCATGGGGGAGCTGCGCCGCGCCCGCCGCAAGGCCGAGCCCGCCGCCGTGCGAGCGCTCCTGGAGGCGTGCGGCGCCGACCTCAGGGAGCTCGCCGCCGCGTGCGCTCAGCTCGCGGCCGACTCCACAGGCCTCGTGACCCACGACCTGGTGACGCGGTACTACGGCGGGCGGGTGGAGGCCACGGGCTTCCGCGTCGCCGACGCCGCCGTCGAGGGCCGGGCGGGGGAGGCCGTCGCCCTGCTGCGGCACGCCATGTCGACGGGAACGGACCCGGTCCCGCTCGTCGCGGCGCTGGCGTCGAAGCTGCGCACGCTCGCCAAGGTGGGCGCCGCCCGCGGCCGCGGCCTGGACCCGGTTCGCGACCTCGGCCTCGCGCCGTGGCAGGTCGACCGGGCACGGCGTGAGCTCGCCGGCTGGACCCCCGAGGCGCTCGCCGCGGCGGTCACCGCCGTCGCGCAGGCGGACGCCGAGGTCAAGGGCGGCGGCCGGGACGCCGCCTTCGCGATCGAGCGCGCCGTGCTGCGCGTCGCCGACGCCCGAGGCTGA